The Mercenaria mercenaria strain notata unplaced genomic scaffold, MADL_Memer_1 contig_3058, whole genome shotgun sequence genomic sequence CTTCCAAAGAATTATGTTTGTCATTCTAGTCTTTAACTATAATTTAGCCCTAACAAAGTTACAAATTAAAACTAACATATTCCATctatttatatactttatataattATCGTTCGTGATCGCGTTTTAGCTGAACATATAAAAGGCTAATCTTTAAGATCAAGATACATGTATACTGCCGGTATAATGGTGCAGGTAAGCTTATACGCTGTTTTTTTCCTGCAAAACCGAGCATCgcatattaatatataatatttttgaaattagtATGAATTTTATCAATTTGCATATATACCTTCTCCCTCGTCTGAGTAATCAGCTCCGTCTCGCTGAAACATTTAGTATAAAATGATCTTACTGAGATAAATCTAATTCAACTgtaaatttataattcatatttttataatacaaaacATACTTGATATACATAAAGGGTATATAATTTATCTAAACGAAATTAAATCAAGTTAGTCATGATGCTTTGACAAAGACAGTTATTGCCTGTAGGACTCAACTCCGCTCAATTTGGACACAAAGAATTACTTTGATAAAGCTAGCTTGGTTGCATGGACATTTATAACTTATTTGTTTGTTACTGatgttattgttttatgtttgccTAGCTTAACTGAAGTTTTCATGGATCTTCTTTGAAATACCTGTTTCCAATGTGGCTCCATTACAAAAGACTTTGCTATGACAGGTTTATGCATATTtagattttctttctgttttaattgCAGGTCTTTTATACGTTCCTGTCGTAATTGTCGAAGCTGCTGCTCAGAATGCTCCTGATTTTCCTGTTGCATTTGgttatgttgttttctttctttgcttTGCATCCACAGTTGGTGATTTCGGTTCTCCCATTTAATCCATTGCTCTTGATTTCCTCCTTGAACCCGCTGTTGATGGTTTCGGTTCTCCTGTTTTATCCGTTGTAGCTGCTCTTGATTTTCTTCTTGAACCCGCTGTTGATGATTTCGGTTCTCCTGTTTTATCCGTTGCAACTGCTCTTGATTTTCATTTTGAACCCACTGTTGATGGTTTCGGTTCTCCTGTTTTATCCGTTGCAGCTGCTCTTGATTTTCTTCTTGAACCCGCTGTTGATGATTTCGGTTCTCCTGTTTTATCCGCTGAAGCTGCTCTTGATTTTCATCATGAACCCGCTGTTGATGGTTTCGGTTCTCCTGTTTTATCCATTGCAGCTGCTCTTGGTTTTCATCTTGAACCCGCTGTTGATGGATTCGGTTCTCTTGATGTAGCCGTTGCAGCTGCTCTTGATTTTCTTCTTGAACCCACTGTTGGTGATTTCGGTTTTCTTGCTGCAACCATTGTAACATCATACGtatctaaaatacaaaaaatcatcAACAAGTGTTATAAGGAGTGAATTATGTGTTCTCGTCGAATATTTGACTGGCACAGTAATGTGAATTTTCAATATCAACAAATGTGTTTATTTCCATACATTTTGGAAACGTATACACATAATTTGCGTTTTTGCTGTAGAGTAAAAAGCAAGCAAGGAGCAATAATTAAAGGACATAAAGACACATTAAAACCATCCATAGACATTCATCAACTCATTTAAAGTAGGTCTGAACAAATTTCACTTCTAAGAACAAGGAAtttggtaaacaaatattgaaaccCCTAAAAGAATAATAAACCAGAAACCCCTGGGCAATATAGTCACATGCAAACAGTTACCCatcaatatatattctaatttgaacagtttctaaaaaaagtCAAGCTTTCCATATAATGTTCATAATACAAAAAGGACAAAAGCCTTAAGGGCAAATTTATTGCCTTCAGTTATCTTCTTTAGAATGTGTTGTATAGACTAAAAGTATGTCGAAGAATAGTTATTCACAGATGTATCGAAGTTGTTATGACTTTTTTTAACACATGTCGGCTAACgaatgtttcataaaaatggCATTTACATCACATTCATTGCTTACAACAACTAGATTAATGACTATTTTGATACCATTTCGGAAAATATAGTAAATATCCCTTTGTTTACTAAAGGAATAATGACCTTTGTTGGTCAGGTTATTTTGAATTCGACTATTCATAGCTACGGTTTGGAAACAATGGGTGAATGAACTTGACATTATGTATCTTCGATTGCTACAAATACAAACATACTTAATCAGTAAAAGTTTTTTGGAAGAACATAATTCTCACTCCAGTGGTTAAtaagaaaggaaaataataaaacctattGATATACGCATAGTGCTTTTGCTGAGGAGAAAGTTGAATTACTATTGAGATTTTTATGATATAGAAAAACGTCACTTAtacttaaaaaggaaataaacttagtaaatacaaaatgtaataagagccgtgccatgtgaaaaccaacatagtgggtttgcgaccaacatggatccagaccatcctgcgcatccgcgcagtctggtcaggatccatgcttttcgcttttaatgcctattggaattggagaaaatgtaagcgaacagcatggatcctgaccagactgcgcggatgcgcaggctggtctggatccatgctggtcgcaaacccactatgttggttttctcatggcgcggctcatattaaagTTAGTTGCAGTGCTTTTGCACACAATGACGGACAGTCATTTATAAACTTAAACGGACACATAAATGATAATTCAGTATAGCTGCTTAAAGTGCTTCCGACTACATAACTACCGATCGTTTATACTACGTAGAAAGAAACACCGGTCTTCACATGCCACATGCAATAATTTCGACCTAACTGAGCAAAGCATACCATAGAACAAACAATGCCACAGAACAACAAACACTTCCAGGCAAACATATAACacacaaaatatttcttatttttgacaatttaaaagttatgatcagaaaaataaaatgattttaaaaaataaacaaatccattttgattatgaataaaaaatacatacaCGTTTGACAGTTTGATCATAATACATATTGCTTTTATCACGACATACCAGTAAAATCATATGTTGCTCAATATTTGCGCCAGTTGATCGTGGACGATGTGGTACATCATGTTGACTTAGGACGTTCGCCTCTTGAACGCTATCACTTGGTCTTGTCTCCTCTTCAGTAAATATCGGTATTTGCTCtaaacattttgaacaaaaaaaaaacaaacagtgaTTGTCATATGCAAAATGATTACTTTTACTTGCGTAAACCGGACAGGAGTATCAGTTTTACAAGCATTAGGTTACACTGACTTTACACGAGACGAAGTCACATCATTTTAGAAACTGGTTACCTAGCCAAAATCTCACATAAGATCATAAAATGATGGATAAAGAAAAAAGTATAATTTCTATCAGTCATGCTGAATTACAGCAAACTTTACAGAGAACTAAGATAAATACCTCGCCCGTCAGCTTGGCCTCTTGTTTCTAGAGCTGAAAGTAAAAAACCAATGATACATGTGCGTATAgttcctggattttttttttttttttttttttttgataggtcagaTGGCGACTTAGTTCCTGGAATTGGAGTATCTATTAGAAGAATTATGTTTTATTAGCTGGAATTTAAAAAAAGCACAAAACTAATGCAATTAATTCAGAAACAGGcttgttatgaaataaaatctatagaaAGATCCTTTCGAAACAAAGAgcgtaaccaagcaaaataatagcagatttggtTTGATTTGTTTGCTCATGATTACCCTCATGCCTCAAGCTTTGACTTTAAAAGCAAATGTTTGTCATGATAACATGGAACGGTCTCCATGATCGCGCAGAATCAGAAATATCAACGATTCTAAATCAAAATACGGGGTAACAAAGGACGCACATTTTGCTCAAAGTGACTTGTTTAAGGTTTAAAAATTTAGGACATTATGCAGGATTATCGAATATATGTTTTCCTTTAATTGCATTCGAAGAGGAAAAGTTGCAACAATGCTGTCAAATGTATATTAGTATTTGAAATTGCGCATATTTGTTCCAACTATAAAAACCATTTGTCATAAAATACTCTAACAGATTATCAGTAACCGTTATTTAATTTCGATTCTAGCATATTCATGTACCTAATGcctaaaatactaaaataaaacgTTTCCCTTTTATAAATAAGTTAATGAACACCGTGTTGAAAGCTTGCATGAACGCATCAtttgtttgaatgttttcaaCTTAATTTGCGGAAGGACAATATTCACTTAAGACTTTATAACTGTCTTCCATGTTCAGTATACTCTAATTTTTGCTATTGCCTGTATTAAAGgtaattgtgtttttatatttatcaacTGTTAATAGAAAAATTCACCTGAATCTGGTACTTAGCTTGGTACTAAACCTTCTGAAAATATGAGTAGTTTCTGTAACTAATGTTTTGTAATTGACTTTTTATGGCATTTAGattacaaaaatagcattttcattCATTTAGAAACAATGACAAGTCAGTGAAAATACAGATTAGAATActatataaatatagttttaaaagtTCAATTCCACTGTCCGTTCGTTTATCATAGGCGGCTTACGTTGAATTAATATTTGTAAGTGCATGCAAtatattgagccgcgccatgagaaaaccaacataatgcgtttgcgaccagcgcagtctggtcaggatcaatgatgttcactttcaaagcctattgcaattagagaaaccgttagcgaacagcatggatcctgaccagactgcaaacgcactgtgttggttttctcatggtgcggttcagttattgattttatttggcataaattttaaCACCAGCTCCACGTGCAGCAGTAACAAACGAAACCATCACATTAAATCGGGTTTaataaattatgataaatgtttattttttaatttaataaaatacttGCAAATAATACAGGTTGAAATATTTGACTTAACGGATCATGCGGTTTTAATTTACTTCAGTGTATACTAGCATGAATGCACAACTGTTAACATATTATGTAATGTATATTGATATTATAGAAACTGCCTTTGTCTGTTGAAAGAGTGTCATTTTCGTTCtgataaagtaataaaaaatattacgcCAATAAGCCTTCAGCATAATTTATTTGTATGCTCACAATGTATTTCATAATTTCCTTTATATATGATAGCAATGCATTCATACTCataaaattgtataaatggaGCAATAGTTATAAGTGGCCCTCGTTTCTCAAcgagataaaatatttttgacgTTCTTGCCATTATGCCGTGTCGCCACTTGTTCACAACACTGTTTATCGCGTCAGCTTAGCACTAAACTCATTTTTTTATGTACATCTTATTTCTTGTTAATGAAATCGTTCtgtcaaaaaatattta encodes the following:
- the LOC123559855 gene encoding putative mediator of RNA polymerase II transcription subunit 26, with the translated sequence MANRKKNKDGRNYSQDDQNDTTSQDGSRSMVQVYQANNILPDQQNNISSGGEILGGLQSPDKPCISKRSSLIYSALETRGQADGREQIPIFTEEETRPSDSVQEANVLSQHDVPHRPRSTGANIEQHMILLIRMMLQWLQQENRNHQQWVQEENQEQLQRLHQENRIHQQRVQDENQEQLQWIKQENRNHQQRVHDENQEQLQRIKQENRNHQQRVQEENQEQLQRIKQENRNHQQWVQNENQEQLQRIKQENRNHQQRVQEENQEQLQRIKQENRNHQQRVQGGNQEQWIKWENRNHQLWMQSKERKQHNQMQQENQEHSEQQLRQLRQERIKDLQLKQKENLNMHKPVIAKSFVMEPHWKQRDGADYSDEGEGIYAN